GAACCCGGACGCGGAGGCACGCTGGCGTGTCAGCGAGCAGCTCATCCGCGCCGTGCATGGCCCGTTCTTCTCCGCGGCTCGCATCCACGCGGATCCCCACCCGGGCAACTTCCTCGTCACCGAGGACGGGCGGTTGGCCTTGCTCGACTTCGGGTGCGTGAAGTCCTTCCGCCCGGACTTCGTCGAGGCCATCCGGGCCTTCATGCGGTCCGAGGTCCGGGGCGAAGCGTACGAGCCACTGGCCGGGGTGCGCGCCGCGGGCTTCGAGGTGGAGCTCGACGAGGCCATTGCCCGGAGCCTGCTGGCGGAGACGGTGGAGATCGCCACCCGGCCCCTGCGGACGAGCTGCTACGACTACGCGCGGGACACCTCGGTGCCGGACATGCGGGCGCTGGGGTTGCGCCGGACGCTGGACTTCCTGCGCATCCGTCCTCCAGCCGAGGCGGTGATGCTGGGACGCGCGGTGGGCGGCTGCGCGCAGAACCTGCGGGCGCTCGGGGCCCGGGGCGACTTCCGCTCCGTGTATGCCCGGTTGCTCGAGCGCATGGCTCCACGAGTCGCACAGGAGGCGCGGAGCCAGGGCTGACGACGGCGAGGGGGTGGCGGGATGGGCGTCGAGAAGCTCGAATTCCAGGTACGCGAGGCGGGCGGGCCGGAGTTGCTCGAGCGCTTGAAGTGGCTCGACGCGGAGCGTGTCCGTCCTCCCGTGGAAGGGCCGTCCGTGCGCGCACCGGACAAGGGGACCCACGCGGACTTCGACGTGGTGCTCGTGGGCGGAGGCCTTTCGCTGCTGTTCGCGCCCGTGCTGGCGGGGCTCGGCCTGAAGGTCGGCGTATTCGAGCGGGGCCGGGCCGGGGTGGTGCATCGTGAGTGGAACATCGGCGGCTCGGAGCTCTGGCCCCTGACGGCCAGTGGCCTCTTCCAACCGGAGGAGGTGGAGTCGCTCATCGTCGCCCGCTACGCGCACGGCGTGTGCCGCTGGCACGGTGGGGGCGAGTACCCGGTGAGAGGCGCGCTCGACCATGCGCTCGACGCGGGACGGCTGCTCGCGCAGGTGCGCCAGCGTGCCGAGCACCGGGGCGTCCGCTTCCATGAGGGCCACACGCTGACGGCATCGTGCGAGGGCCCCGATGCGGTCCGCCTCCACTTCGAGCGCACGGGTGGCGGACAGGCCGAGGTGACAGCGCGCCTGGTGCTCGACGGACGTGGAGTCTCCAGCCCCCATGCGACGGCGGATCTCCTCTGTCCCACGGTGGGTGGGGTGCTGACGGGGCTGCGGGAGGGCCGTGCGCCCGACGAGCTCAATCCCCGGGTGGGCGACATCCTGGTGACCACCGAGGGCGTGGACGAGGGGCGCCAGCACATCTGGGAGGGTTTCCCCGGGCGTCCGGGCGAGGCGACGGTCTACCTCTTCTATTACGCCCCCGCGCGAGAGGTCCGCGGCGAGCACACGCTGCTGCGGTTGTACGGGCGCTTCTTCGAGAGACTCGGGAGGTACAAGCGGGGCGAGCCGCGTCTGCTGCGGCCGACGTTCGGGTACATCCCGGGCTGGTCGCGTCTGGTGCCACCGCCTCGCGCGCCGGGGCGCCGGGTGGTGCTGGTGGGAGACGCGGCCGCGCGCCATTCAGCGCTCACCTACTGTGGCTTTGGCGCGATGATGCGCTCGTTCCTTCCTGGCGCGAAGGCCATCGCCGCCGCGCTCCAGGAGGGCCGGGTGCCCACGGGCCCGGTGGTCCACGACACCCCACTGCACGCGGTGACGGGGGCACTGGCCTTCTTCATGGCCCGCCCCTCGCGCGAGCCGGAGCGCCGGGACGAGGTGAACGCGCTGCTCGACACCGCCTTCGCCGCCCTGCATGACATGGGCAACGAGGCGTACGCGGCACTCATCAAGGACCAGATGACGGGGACCGACTTCCTCCGGTTCCTCCAGCGCATCGCGAGGCGGAGACCCCGGGTGTACCGGGATGCCCTCACGCTCGCGGGCTTCGGACCCCTGGCCGCCGTGAGGTGGCTGGAGGGGCTCTCCCGCGCGGTGCTCCAACTCCCCGCTTCCGCGTGACCACGAGGACACCATGCACCTCTCCCTGGAAATGCCGGAGCTGTCCCTCGGGAGGTTGAGCCCCGAGCGGTTTCCTCCTTCTCCCCGGGCCCGGTTGCCGCGAGTGCCTGGGGCGCGGAGCGTGGCGGTGGTGGGCGGAGGACTGGCCGGCCTGTCGGCGGCGACGCTGCTGGCCGAGCGTGGCGTCACCGTCACCGTCCTCGAGCGCGAGCCGTACCTCGGAGGCCGGGTGGGCGGCTGGATGGAGCGGCTGGAGGAGGGGGAGTCCGTCGAGATGGAGCGCGGCTTCCACGCCTTCTTCCGCCAGTACTACAACGTGCGGTCATTGCTGCGGCGGGTGCATCCCCAACTGGAGTGTCTGCGGAAGCTGGAGGACTACCCCATCCTCGGACGCGGCGGGAGCATGGAGTCGTTCTCGCATCTGCCCGCGCTCCCGCCCTTCAATGTCCTGGGGCTCGTCCTGCGCACCTCGACGTTGAAGCTGAGGGACCTCGTCCGGATGGATCTGCGCTCCTCGATGGCGATGCTCTCCTTCGACATGGAGCGCACCTACGCCGCGTTCGACCAGCGCACCGCGCGCGAGTACCTGGACTCGCTGCGCTTCCCACCGCATGCGCGGCGGATGTTGTTCGATGTCTTCTCGCACTCCTTCTTCAACCCGGAGGAGGAGATGTCGGCGGCCGAGCTGCTGATGATGTTCCACTTCTATTTCATGGGGAATCCGGAGGGCCTCGTCTTCGACGTGCTCGACGAGCCGTTCTCCACGGCGGTGTGGCTGCCACTGCGGCGCTACCTGGAGGGACTGGGTGTCCGCTTCCGGCTGGGCGAGGCGGTCACCGCGGTGGTCCCACGTGAGGGCGGTGGTGTCCGGGTTCTGAGCGAGGAGGGCGGGCTGCTCGAGGTGGATGCGGTGGTGCTCGCGACGCCGGTGCCGGCGCTCCAGGGGATTGTCTCCCACTCGCCGGAGCTGAGGGACGAGGCCTGGCGCGAGAAGATCGACGCGCTGGCGCTCACCTCGCCCTTCGCGGTGTGGAGGATGTGGCTGGACAGGCCCTCGGCGCCGGGCCGGCATCCCTTCGTGGGGACCACGGGGATGGGGATGCTCGACAACATCTCGCTCTACCACCTGTTCGAAGGCGAGAGCCGGCGCTGGGCGGCGCGCACGGGCGGCGCGGTGGTGGAGCTGCACGGCTACGGCCTGCCCGAGGGCGTGGACGAGGGCTCGGTGCGGCGCGAGCTGCTGGAGGGGCTGCACCACCTCTATCCGGAGCTGCGCGGAGCACGTGTGGTCGCGGAGCGGTTCCTGATGCGCCAGGACTGTCCGGCCTTCGCGCCGGGCTCGTTCCGGATGCGGCCCACGGTGGAGACGCCCTTCCCCGAGGTGGTGCTCGCGGGAGACTTCGTCCGACTGCCCATTCCCACGGCGCTGATGGAGCGCGCGGCGACGTCGGGCTTCATGGCGGCCAACCAGCTGCTCGCGGGCTGGGAGGTGCGGGGACAGGACATCTGGTCCGTGCCCCGGCGGGGATTGTTGGCCGGCCTTTGAGCCCCGCGGCCGCTTGCGCGGACGCTGCACCCGGAGTGACAGTGAGACCATCACGTCAGGGATGCGTGGCACTCAGGGGACAGCACATGCGCTTCGCGGGAAAGTCAGCGGTCATCACGGGTGCGAGTGAGGGAATCGGCTTCGCGATCGCGGCCGGGCTCGTCCAGGAAGGCGCGCGGGTGGTGCTGGTCGCCCGGCGCGAGGACAAGCTCGAGGAGGCCGCGCGGAAGCTGGGGGCCCAGGCCTCGTACGTGGTGGGAGATGTCGCGAGCCTCGAGACGGCCGAGCGCGCCGTGGAAGCGGCGGTGAGCCGCCATGGAGGGCTGGAGCTGCTCGTGAACAACGCGGGAATCCTCCGCCCCGGGGTGGTGGGCGCGTTCTCGATGGCGGACGTGGACGCGATGTTCGCGGTGAACGTGCGGGGGACGGTGGTGTTCGCCGACGCGGCCGTGAAGGTGATGAGCGGGCGCAAGGGCGCGGCCATCCTGAACATCTCGTCGGCGGCGGGGCGCCTTCCCCTGCCGAACCTCGCCATCTACGGCGCGACCAAGGCGGCGGTGCAGCACCTGACGCGGACGTGGGCCATCGAGCTCGCCGCACGCGGGATTCGTGTGAATGCCCTGTGCCCCGGAGCCATCGAGACACCCGCCTTCCGCTCGGTGGCGGATGCGGTTCCGGGCTTCGAGCAGTCGGCGCTCGACAAGAGTCTCATCAAGCGTGTCCTCCCCGCCGAGGAGCTCGCGCGGCATGCGCTGACGCTGCTCGACGAGAAGGACGGCGGCTTCGTGACGGGCGCCATCTGGGATGTGGATGGCGGCTACCAGCTCAACCGCTTCGTGGATTGAGAGGCTGACAAGAGTGTTCCATGGTGCCGCACACCATGACCCCTCGCGCGCGGCTTCTCCTCACACTGCTGTCCTTCACCTGGCTGATGCCCATTGGAACCTCCTGTTCCAAGGACACACGGGAGGGCAGTGGGGCTTCCGCCCAAGGCACGCCCACCGCCACGCAGGGGACGTCCCTGCCCGTGCAGGTGATGCCAGGGCTCGAGGTCTCGTCACCGGCGGAGGCCGCCGCGGCCCTCACCCGGGAGTGGCGTTCACCCTATGCGCTTCGCAAGGGGAAGCTCCCGGCGCGGCGGGAGCGTAAGCTTCGTCGTTGTACCGACCTGGACGGAGTCGAGGTGAACGACGTCGACGTCACGGTGACCCAGGAGTTCCACGCCTTCCAGATGAAGGCCATCCAGTGTCTTGCCTTGCGGCGGGTGGCCCGAGCCCAGCCTTCGCGTGTCAGTCACGTGCGAGACGTCCTCACGATGCAGGCTCCCGGTGACGTGCTTCCGGCGGCCCTGGCGGCGGCGTTCTCCGACGAAGACGTCGCGGGGCTCGCACAGGCCGCGCGGGTGGGGCGCTCCTGGCGTGACTTCGACAAGGCGCTACAATTCGAGGAGGCACCGAACGGCGCTCACTGGCGTGAGCTCCTGGTCCAAAGTGAAAGTGACGAGGGGTATCTGCAGTGGTGGGCGACGGGGGACTTCAATGCCGACGGGTACGAGGACGTGCTCGTTTTCCGCAGTTTGGGTGCCACGGGTGGAACCATCGCCGACCTGGCGGCCTTCGTGCTGACCCGTACCCAGCCGAAGGGCGTTCTCCAGGTGTTGGAACGCCTGCGGTAACCGCAGCGTAAATTTCCGAGGGGAGCCCGCCGTCCTGGAGGACGGGCTCTCCGCTGTCGTGTCGTTGCTCTAGAATCCCGCCGCGGGCTGAATGCCATGTGTCCTGGGGGGGGGCCATGTCCCCACCGATCCTTGAATCCAGAAAGGCGGTTCTCGATGTTCCCTGTCGATGAAGGTGCTTCCCGCGGTGGCGCGGCGGGTTGGAGAACCCTCTCGGCCGTATGTGCCCTGGTGGTGCTCGCCGCGCCGCAACGGGCGCGCGCGGAGCCGCTCTGTGACCAGGACTGGGACGTGGGGAACCTCGTCATCCAGATTGGCGAGCGCAAGAACGATGGCTCTCCGTTGCCGCGGTTCGACCCTCAGCAACCGATGAACCCCTACGAGTTCCCCGGGGAGCGCTATGTCTTCCGCCAGAAGGGCCGGGTCTACCGGGCCGTGGGCAGGTTCCAGGATCGCCAGGAGGGTGAGGCGGCGTTGAAGCAGGTCTACAACGATATGCCTCACCTCTATACGGGCTCCTATCCTCCGTTTCTCTCGAATCCAGGTGCGTATCTGGTGGACGAGTCACGCACCTGCAAGGTCAACCGGAAGAACCCCATCATCGATCCGGCCTGGTGGATCCTGGAGAAGGATGGCGTTCTGCTGGTGGGGTCTCAGACAGAGTGCAAGAAGGGCCAGCTCACCAAGACCATCACCGTGGTGTCGTGCGACGGGATGAAGAACCTGATGACCGACTCGGTGTCGGCGCCCTGCGACGCGGGACGGGTCACCTCCTGCATCCACCCCGTCGTGCCGGGCGTGTTCGCGTTCAATCACTCCTATTCGGCGCCGGCCCAGGGCACGCAGGTCCGTCTGCGCGTCTATGACGTTCCCAAGAAGAAGCGGCTCCACTCCCTCGACGCGGGTCATGACGGGGGGCCGGAGACCGAGTTGATGAGCGTCCAGGACATCGACAATGACGGCGTGCCCGAGATCGTTCACACCATCGCGGGGACCGGGGAGCGCACGTCGGTGCTCAAGTGGAGCAAGGGCAAGTTCGCCAAGGTGAAGGCCCCATGAGCTACGGCTATCAGGAGCCGACTCGCCTGTGCACCACCAAG
The sequence above is drawn from the Archangium gephyra genome and encodes:
- a CDS encoding NAD(P)/FAD-dependent oxidoreductase — its product is MGVEKLEFQVREAGGPELLERLKWLDAERVRPPVEGPSVRAPDKGTHADFDVVLVGGGLSLLFAPVLAGLGLKVGVFERGRAGVVHREWNIGGSELWPLTASGLFQPEEVESLIVARYAHGVCRWHGGGEYPVRGALDHALDAGRLLAQVRQRAEHRGVRFHEGHTLTASCEGPDAVRLHFERTGGGQAEVTARLVLDGRGVSSPHATADLLCPTVGGVLTGLREGRAPDELNPRVGDILVTTEGVDEGRQHIWEGFPGRPGEATVYLFYYAPAREVRGEHTLLRLYGRFFERLGRYKRGEPRLLRPTFGYIPGWSRLVPPPRAPGRRVVLVGDAAARHSALTYCGFGAMMRSFLPGAKAIAAALQEGRVPTGPVVHDTPLHAVTGALAFFMARPSREPERRDEVNALLDTAFAALHDMGNEAYAALIKDQMTGTDFLRFLQRIARRRPRVYRDALTLAGFGPLAAVRWLEGLSRAVLQLPASA
- a CDS encoding hydroxysqualene dehydroxylase; this translates as MHLSLEMPELSLGRLSPERFPPSPRARLPRVPGARSVAVVGGGLAGLSAATLLAERGVTVTVLEREPYLGGRVGGWMERLEEGESVEMERGFHAFFRQYYNVRSLLRRVHPQLECLRKLEDYPILGRGGSMESFSHLPALPPFNVLGLVLRTSTLKLRDLVRMDLRSSMAMLSFDMERTYAAFDQRTAREYLDSLRFPPHARRMLFDVFSHSFFNPEEEMSAAELLMMFHFYFMGNPEGLVFDVLDEPFSTAVWLPLRRYLEGLGVRFRLGEAVTAVVPREGGGVRVLSEEGGLLEVDAVVLATPVPALQGIVSHSPELRDEAWREKIDALALTSPFAVWRMWLDRPSAPGRHPFVGTTGMGMLDNISLYHLFEGESRRWAARTGGAVVELHGYGLPEGVDEGSVRRELLEGLHHLYPELRGARVVAERFLMRQDCPAFAPGSFRMRPTVETPFPEVVLAGDFVRLPIPTALMERAATSGFMAANQLLAGWEVRGQDIWSVPRRGLLAGL
- a CDS encoding SDR family NAD(P)-dependent oxidoreductase, with protein sequence MRFAGKSAVITGASEGIGFAIAAGLVQEGARVVLVARREDKLEEAARKLGAQASYVVGDVASLETAERAVEAAVSRHGGLELLVNNAGILRPGVVGAFSMADVDAMFAVNVRGTVVFADAAVKVMSGRKGAAILNISSAAGRLPLPNLAIYGATKAAVQHLTRTWAIELAARGIRVNALCPGAIETPAFRSVADAVPGFEQSALDKSLIKRVLPAEELARHALTLLDEKDGGFVTGAIWDVDGGYQLNRFVD